One window from the genome of Cucumis melo cultivar AY chromosome 12, USDA_Cmelo_AY_1.0, whole genome shotgun sequence encodes:
- the LOC103501494 gene encoding tetrahydroberberine oxidase-like: protein MKYFWKCYCYSFISLILLSLATLGCGSNNMEDFVDCIYVHSSNNNDSNSTLIHTPSSSSYSYVLNFSIRNLRFSEPQTPKPVAIITPSHASQVQATVICCKSHGLQIRTRSGGHDFEGRSYVANVPFVLIDLINLNSITIDVEDETAWVQSGATVGELYYKIGEKSRTLGFPAGFKATIGLGGFLSGGGIGMMVRKYGLGADNVVDAYVVDRNGRVVNRYSMGEDLFWAIRGGGGGSFGIVLAWKLRLVQVPSIVTSFALHKTWDQNAANLIYRWQYIAPWVDQDLFISAWVTASNSSKDESGRIMEASFFSLFLGNATELLSLMEKTFPELGLKKKDCLEMSWVESMAFSASGFVSAKSLELLLDRTPVDNGRYKTKSDYATEPISETALKGMWERFKDEELETVQLILIPFGGKMNEISESETPSPHRAGYPIHIGYYLTWQQPNADSRNLEWARELHDYMTPFVSKSPRAAYVNYRDLDMGTNNDDGVPTRYKEASLWGHRYFGNNFERLMEVKMKVDPFNFFRHEQSIPPAPPRVGI, encoded by the exons atGAAATATTTTTGGAAGTGCTATTGTTATAGCTTCATATCTCTCATCCTTCTTTCATTAGCAACATTGGGATGTGGGAGTAACAATATGGAAGATTTTGTTGATTGTATTTATGTTCATTCCTCAAACAACAATGACTCAAATTCAACCCTCATTCACActccatcttcttcctcttatTCTTACGTTCTAAATTTCTCCATCCGAAACCTCCGATTCTCCGAACCTCAAACTCCCAAACCAGTAGCCATCATCACACCATCCCATGCTTCCCAAGTCCAAGCCACAGTTATTTGCTGCAAAAGCCACGGCCTCCAAATCCGAACTCGCAGTGGTGGCCATGACTTCGAAGGCCGTTCTTATGTTGCGAATGTCCCATTTGTGTTGATCGATTTGATTAACCTCAATTCCATTACCATCGACGTCGAGGACGAGACTGCATGGGTTCAATCAGGGGCGACGGTGGGCGAACTATACTACAAAATTGGTGAGAAAAGTCGAACCCTCGGATTTCCGGCAGGGTTCAAGGCCACAATTGGACTTGGAGGGTTCTTGAGCGGCGGGGGGATCGGGATGATGGTTAGAAAATATGGTCTTGGAGCGGACAATGTGGTGGATGCTTATGTTGTAGATAGAAATGGGAGAGTTGTAAATAGATATTCAATGGGAGAGGATTTGTTTTGGGCCATTAGAGGAGGTGGAGGAGGAAGCTTTGGGATTGTTTTAGCTTGGAAATTGAGGTTGGTTCAAGTTCCTTCAATTGTTACATCCTTTGCTCTTCATAAAACTTGGGATCAAAATGCAGCCAACTTAATCTATCGTTGGCAATACATTGCACCATGGGTAGATCAAGATCTTTTCATCTCTGCTTGGGTCACAG CTTCAAATTCAAGCAAGGATGAAAGTGGAAGAATTATGGAGGCTTCATTCTTTTCCTTATTTCTTGGAAATGCAACCGAGCTTCTATCCCTTATGGAGAAGACTTTTCCAGAGCTAGggctaaaaaaaaaagactgtCTCGAAATGAGTTGGGTTGAATCAATGGCATTTTCAGcaagtggatttgtttctgctAAAAGCTTAGAACTTTTGCTCGATAGAACTCCAGTCGACAATGGTAGATACAAAACCAAATCTGATTATGCCACTGAACCCATCTCGGAAACCGCGCTCAAGGGCATGTGGGAAAGGTTCAAAGATGAAGAACTAGAAACTGTGCAACTCATACTAATCCCTTTTGGAG GTAAAATGAATGAGATTTCTGAATCAGAAACCCCCTCCCCACATCGAGCTGGATATCCCATACATATTGGCTACTACCTTACATGGCAACAACCCAACGCCGATTCAAGAAATTTGGAGTGGGCTCGAGAGCTTCACGATTACATGACTCCTTTTGTGTCAAAATCACCGAGAGCAGCATACGTAAATTACAGAGATCTTGACATGGGAACAAACAATGACGACGGGGTCCCGACCAGATATAAGGAAGCAAGCCTTTGGGGGCATCGATACTTTGGGAATAATTTTGAAAGGTTAATGGAAGTGAAAATGAAGGTGGATCCATTTAACTTCTTTCGACATGAGCAAAGCATACCACCGGCACCACCAAGAGTAGGAATCTAA